A region of the Paraburkholderia flava genome:
AACGACCGGAAGGCTATCAAACAAGATTTACTTATATCAAACAAATTTTGACGGGGTGATTTCGTCCTGATATGGTCTCGACACTCGAAAAAAAGGATCCCGCTCTTGTGCTGGGCAGCAAGATTCGCGCACTAAGGCATCGACTGAAGCGCACGCTCGACGACACGGCGAGCGCGGCGGGCATCTCGAAGCCGTTCCTGTCGCAAGTCGAACGCGGCCTTGCGTCGCCCTCCATCACGTCGCTGGCGGGCATCGCGCACGCGCTCGGCGTGACCGTGCAGTATTTCGTCGATACGCCGAGCGAGGAGCGCTCGGTCTGTCGCGGCGATCAGTTGAAGTTTTTCGGGTTTGCGGATTCCGCGAACCTGTTTGCCCGGATGACCAATCTTTCCGGAGGCCGCCAGCTGGAGGCGATCCTCGTGAAGATGCCGCCGGGCCAGAAGCGGTCGGAAGTCACGACGCATGCGGGCGAAGAGTTTCTCTACGTGATCGCAGGCGAAGTGTCGCTGACGCTGGAAGGCAAGACGTTCGTGCTGCACGCCGGAGACAGCGCGCACTACGAATCGACGGTGCCGCATAGCTGGGCCAATACGGCCCGTGTGGAATCGGTTGTCGTCTGGGTAGGTACACCGAGACTGTTTTAGGTCGCAGGCGTTCGGATCGTTCACATGCATCGAACGGAATGCCTGCGTTACGATTTGTAAGGATTCCTGCATGCTGGACAGACAACAGGGGCCACCCCGGCCCCGCAGCAGATAACCGGGCGCGCGTGC
Encoded here:
- a CDS encoding cupin domain-containing protein — its product is MVSTLEKKDPALVLGSKIRALRHRLKRTLDDTASAAGISKPFLSQVERGLASPSITSLAGIAHALGVTVQYFVDTPSEERSVCRGDQLKFFGFADSANLFARMTNLSGGRQLEAILVKMPPGQKRSEVTTHAGEEFLYVIAGEVSLTLEGKTFVLHAGDSAHYESTVPHSWANTARVESVVVWVGTPRLF